In Caulobacter segnis ATCC 21756, the sequence CCCAGCCCGCGCTCCTGAAGCATCAGGTCGATCATGCCGTTGCCGGGGCCGGTGTCGAAGGCCCACAGGTCGTCGCCCTCTCCAATAAGGGTGATGTTGGCCACGCCGCCGATGTTCAGCGCCGCCACGGGCGCGGAGAGGCCCGAGGCGCGGGCGCGAGCGGCGTGGTAGATCGGGGCCAGCGGCGCGCCCTGCCCGCCGGCCGCCACGTCGGCGGTGCGGAAGTCGAACGCCACCGGCCGCCCCGTGGCCTTGGCCAGGCGCTCGGCGTCCAGCAGTTGCACCGTCCGACCGATCCGTTCGGGCGTCGGACGCTCATGCAGCACCGTCTGGCCGTGCACGCCCAGAAGATCGAACTCGCTCCATGCGAGGCCATGCTCGGCCAGGAAGCTCTCGGCGGCGTGAAGGTGCTCGTCGGCGACCGCCTGGGCGGCCTCGGCGAAGATCTCCGGCGCGGGCTTGCCACGCGGCCAGCCGCGGGCGACCTCGGTGGCGACCAGCAGCAAGTCCCGGGTTTCCTCGCGCAGCTTGCGCTCGCCGGCCGGGCCGAAGGCTTGAATGTCGTGGCCGTCCGTCTCCAGCACCGCCATGTCGACCGCGTCCAGCGAGGTGCCGGTCATGAATCCCAGGATCTTCATGGGAGCGTTGACTGCCACGGCCGCGAAACGGTAGCTAGGCCCCATGATCGACGCTTTCGTCCTGGCCCGCCCCTATTACCGCCCGCTGCCATAGCGGGAGGCCGACCAGACACGTCGCTTAGCCCCCGCCTCGCCGGGGTCGCTTTCTTTCCAGTCGATCATGCGCTCCGGCATCCTCCCCGGAGTCTGAAATGAAAGCCTCACAATCCAATCCCGCCGTGCTAGACGGCCCGCCAAGTCAAATAGAGAGTCGATCCATGTCCGCCGCGTCGTCCTTCAAGTCAGAGTTCCTGCGAACCCTGGAGGCGCGCGGCTATATCCACCAGATCACCCATCCGGAGGAACTGGACGCGGCCGCCTCGGCCGGGATCGTCACCGCCTACATCGGTTTCGACGCCACCGCGCCATCCCTGCACGTCGGCAGCCTCATCCAGATCATGCTGCTGCGCCGCCTGCAGCAGGCCGGCCACAAGCCGATCGTCCTGATGGGCGGCGGCACCACCAAGGTCGGCGATCCCACCGGCAAGGACGAGAGCCGCAAGCTGCTGTCGGACGCCGACATCCAGGCCAACATCGCCGGCATCAAGCAGGTCTTCGCCAAGTTCCTGACCTTCGGCGACGGGCCCACCGACGCGATCATGGTCGACAACGACGTCTGGCTGTCGAAGTTCGGCTACGTCCAGTTCCTGCGCGAATACGGCGTGCACTTCACCGTCAACCGGATGCTGGCCTTCGACTCGGTCAAGCTGCGCCTAGAGCGCGAGCAGCCGATGACGTTCCTCGAGTTCAACTACATGCTGATGCAGGCGGTGGACTTCCTGGAGCTGAACCGCGCCCACGGCTGCGTGCTGCAGATGGGCGGCTCGGACCAGTGGGGCAACATCCTCAACGGCGTCGAGCTGACCCGTCGCGTCGACCAGAAGAGCGCTTTCGGCCTGACGACGCCGCTCCTGGCCACCGCCTCGGGCGCCAAGATGGGCAAGACGGCGGCCGGCGCGGTGTGGCTGAACGCCGAGCAGCTGAGCCCCTACGACTACTGGCAGTTCTGGCGCAACACCGAGGACGCCGACGTCGGTCGCTTCCTGAAGCTGTTCACCGACCTGCCGCTCGAAAAGATCGCCGAACTGGAAGCCCTCGAAGGCGCCCAGATCAACGAGGCCAAGAAGGTGCTGGCCGACGAAGCCACCCGCATGGCCCACGGCGAGGAAGAGGCCCGCAAGGCCCGCGACGCCGCCGAGAAGGCGTTCGAACAGGGCGCGCTGTCGGCCGACCTGCCGACCTTCGAGGTTCCGGCGGCGGATCTTGAGGCCGGGATCGTGCTGGCGGCGCTCTTCACCGACGCGGGTCTGGCCGGTTCTCGGGGCGAGGCGCGTCGCCTGGCTCAGGGCGGTGGCCTGAAGGTCAACGACAAGGCGGAGGCCGACGCCAACCGGACGATCACCTCGGCCGATCTCGTCGAGGGCGTGGTCAAACTCGCCGCCGGCAAGAAGAAGATCGTGTTGGTGAAGCCCGTTTAGTTATCGTATGCCGGACGGACTTAACCGGCCCGTCCGGCCCCTCACCTGTTTCGAGTGATCGAGGAAGAGACCGATGCTGCAACCCGGCGACAAGGCCCCCGATTTCGACCTCCCGACCGACACCGGTCGCGTCAGCCTGTCGGCCCTGAAGGGCAAGAATGTCGTCCTCTACTTCTATCCGAAGGACGACACGGCCGGCTGCACCTCCGAAGCGCTGCAGTTCTCGTCCGAGGTCGAGGAGTTCCAGAAGCTGGGCGCGGTCATCATCGGCGTCTCCAAGGACAGCGCCGCCTCCCACGCCAAGTTTCGCGCCAAGCACGACCTGACCATCGAACTGGCCGCCGACCCCATGGGCGACATCGTCGAGGCCTATGGCGCCTGGGTCGAGAAAAGCATGTACGGCCGCAAGTACATGGGCATCGACCGCTCCACCTTCCTGATCGACCGCGAGGGCGTCGTGCGCGAGGTCTGGCGCAAGGTGAAGGTGCCGGGGCACATCAAGGCCGTCATGAACGCCGCCAAGGCTATTAAGTAAGTTCGACGGCTTCGGGAACGCTTGCGCCGCGCGCGTGTTGTATTGGCGCCTCAACCTGTGGCGTTTCCACGACTTACGCGGTTAACGCGTATTTCCTCTGGTCAGAAAACGTTAAGGATCGAGGC encodes:
- a CDS encoding anhydro-N-acetylmuramic acid kinase, whose translation is MKILGFMTGTSLDAVDMAVLETDGHDIQAFGPAGERKLREETRDLLLVATEVARGWPRGKPAPEIFAEAAQAVADEHLHAAESFLAEHGLAWSEFDLLGVHGQTVLHERPTPERIGRTVQLLDAERLAKATGRPVAFDFRTADVAAGGQGAPLAPIYHAARARASGLSAPVAALNIGGVANITLIGEGDDLWAFDTGPGNGMIDLMLQERGLGRFDENGRLAAAGRVDQAILDAFLASDYFAGPAPKSLDRYDFPLDLVEPLSAEDAAATLVAFTAEAVIKAFDHGARPSALIVCGGGRHNPQIMRALTERAPVPVKTAEAFGWRGDSIEAEAFAYLAARTAQGLPISFPGTTGVTAPMTGGRIVEP
- the tyrS gene encoding tyrosine--tRNA ligase — its product is MKASQSNPAVLDGPPSQIESRSMSAASSFKSEFLRTLEARGYIHQITHPEELDAAASAGIVTAYIGFDATAPSLHVGSLIQIMLLRRLQQAGHKPIVLMGGGTTKVGDPTGKDESRKLLSDADIQANIAGIKQVFAKFLTFGDGPTDAIMVDNDVWLSKFGYVQFLREYGVHFTVNRMLAFDSVKLRLEREQPMTFLEFNYMLMQAVDFLELNRAHGCVLQMGGSDQWGNILNGVELTRRVDQKSAFGLTTPLLATASGAKMGKTAAGAVWLNAEQLSPYDYWQFWRNTEDADVGRFLKLFTDLPLEKIAELEALEGAQINEAKKVLADEATRMAHGEEEARKARDAAEKAFEQGALSADLPTFEVPAADLEAGIVLAALFTDAGLAGSRGEARRLAQGGGLKVNDKAEADANRTITSADLVEGVVKLAAGKKKIVLVKPV
- a CDS encoding peroxiredoxin; amino-acid sequence: MLQPGDKAPDFDLPTDTGRVSLSALKGKNVVLYFYPKDDTAGCTSEALQFSSEVEEFQKLGAVIIGVSKDSAASHAKFRAKHDLTIELAADPMGDIVEAYGAWVEKSMYGRKYMGIDRSTFLIDREGVVREVWRKVKVPGHIKAVMNAAKAIK